The DNA window ccGTGTATGTaatagtatgggatgctatctacacatggcacgagtagccTTTGAaggtgctaaagtgagttctctaagtctatATGACTAAAGTGTGAAGTCccctaaatgcatgaatgtgtcctaaatgactttaaagaagaatgttgacttattgtctaaatgatttgttgaatgaataACTTATGTAAATGAAGTGAGTTACTTGGTATGTTACCTTGAACCATGATAGTTCTTGTCTATAgtagccttgaggaacacttaggtgtgtatgaagaggttgtatgggcggccatttcatgtctcactcaagtgtatcttagggtaactttagataagggtccttggatgatgaaatgagttacgtggtgaaaatgttgagtatgtctataatgtggttaatgtcttatatgttggttatgttctataatatgtctaatatgtcaatgttcatgaagttttactaaaatggcataaggtatgactttcaaccaaatgtcctttttagcatgtttttgcatggtttccatacttagtacttaattgtgctaacccctttctttcccttttgactaaagtgtagggatttggagatgttgatattccatggttgatggataggtttctaagatgtttgaagatgaagacttggtgagtcctcatagattcgaggacaataaccaacatgttcctttttgtcttgtagttttgttatagttttgagtgggcttagtctcaatgttgtattcaagtattagatggttttgagacatcttggataaagtctagaaagtcttctgCTTGCTATTTAatgaaagtatcttcgtgtgtgaagaaagtttttttttttttttaagtatcgTATGCAATGAAAGATCCATGAGGCTTGTATTTGACCttttcgaggtcgaatacgccggttacgactaggggatgctctcgggtcgtgacagaaatGTCGTTCTGTTTGGTCCGAGGATGCAAAAAAAGATTTAGAAAAAGATATGTGTTTTAGCAGCAAAGCTAAGTTGAAATGGGTTGTGACAATTTGGAGTTTGCtcaaaaataaagaattcaAGGTTGTAATATCAAGTAAGAGCTTATGGGCTGTGAGATGCAGTTTTTATGATTCATTTGGTTTTCCATGGTTTCTTCGAGGTCGAAAAGTCACTGCCATGGTTAGACTTTCATTGGAGCAAACCGTTGAACGATGTCAAACAACTCACCAACTTGTTAAGCAAAAAGAATTGTGGACAAATAGTTTCAAAATGAAGTGgaaaaagaattatgaaaattcaaaaagacACTTTGTTTATGATTGGAATATATCCACATGGGTATATGAGGTTAGATCTATACAGATTGATGGTACTGGTGGTAATCATCACTGTGTTTCACTAAGTGAAAAAAATGTGATTGTGAAAAATGGGCAAATTTGCACTTTCTGTGTTCACATGTCATGAAGGTTACTAAAAAAATGAGAGCACTAGCTAGAAATTTTGTAAGCGAGAATTTCACAACAGAGAATTATATTGCAACATATTCTGGGTCATTCTCACCGATTGGGCACGAGGCATATTGGCCATCACCAAGTTTTATAATGAGAAGTAATGAATTCTATCATTGTCCCAATCGATCAAGGACTACAGAATTCCTAATGAGATGGATAGTGATCCTGCAGTATATGGGCAGGCTTGTGGATTGTGTAGACATATCGGGCATGATAGGCGTAGATGTCCAACTCGAAATCAAACTTAAGTGGGTAgtctaaatatgtatttttactttCAAATAACTCTAATAATGTATTTtgcttcattttaatttgtatggcatcatttgtatttttcaatttgttcAAATATTCATGACCAAGTTCATGATTATGTATGTCTCACTTGAAAATGATATCGAACGTTTCAAACACTTCTTTTCACTAAAATTTATTGATTGCATATTTGCATTACAAATTAGGTCATCTAAGATTGAACAGTTCACACATTGATCCAATCAATCTCACAATTCTGCACAAAACAGGATATCAATTCAATCAAGTGCTACCATTTCTTCCCCTAATCACTTCTTATACGTTCtaacaacaagaaaataaaccaaacaaaatagtaaattataagAAATACAAACAAATAATTTGTACAATTTTTAGATATACTTGAAGTAGTGGTATAAATCTGGCTATTTCATTTTGGGTAGTCTGTGAGGCTTtacaaagaaaatgatataagtAAGCTAAGGTCGCACTTCCCCAACTATAAGACCCAAATTTATCGATGTCCTTGAGCATAGGCAAGTACATAAGCTTTAAATAACCATCGGATGTATCTGCCATCAATATACCCGCAATCATCCAGAACATGTAACATCTGGCCTTCTGATTGATCATATTTTGTGTTGCCGTGTTCGGCAACTCTAGTTGGCTTATCATGTATGCATTAAATGCAGCGACCTTGAGGAAATTTGTTTTGAAGTCTTCACGAGATGGAATGAAACCTAATAATCTTTGACAAATGTTTTGTCAATCTCATATGGTCTTTATCGTCTCATTACCAAGTATTGGATCACTATTCACAGGTAATCCATACAACACCTCTACGTCATGTAAGGTGACTGTTGCTTCACTTGTCCTGAAGTGAAAAGTATGAGTTTCGGGACGCCATCGCTCAACTTATGCAGTGATCAAACTACGGTCGATAGCAGGCCGATTAGTTCCGTAAACACCATACAATCCACATATTCTAATCACTTCAAGAACTCGTGAATGGATAGGATATTTTTCTACAAGCTTCCAAAAATTTGCATCTTCTCTCCTCGTATTAAGAATCATATTAAAACTTCCTTCCCATATATCCTGTGATCTATGAGTGAGTTGTCCCGTTAATACATCCAATTCAAGTTGACCGGGATCCAACTTGTATTAACTATTATCCGCCATAAAAGAAAATACCTATGAGATACATATGAAAGTAAACTTAAATGTTAGCTCAAATATTGTTATGTGATTTTTTCTTGACATTCATTTAAAAAAGAGAAGCATGAATTAGACAAAGCGAATTAGGAACTTGGATAGGCAGCATGCTATTACTATGGCTCTAATTAACAATGTTTTGATACCAAATGAAAATGATCCCAAAAAAGTGTCTTGAAagatctaaaaaattatttggcaTTATCAAAGATTGTATGTTCTTCATATTAGAATTGGAAGTTTATATAAGATAGTATTTGGCCGGAGCAATGTCTGCCCTTACAATCAAAGTGATTTTCTTTATGGAGTTGATACCTTTGCTCATCGGAGCTTCCGTTATTCGAATCAACGGTAGTTAGGATGTGAAAATTGCTACGAAGGCAAATCAGAAAATCAGAGAGAGTTCGAGTTCACTGACCATGAAAGGAGTGTCGAAAAATagtccaaaaaaattaaaatcaaatcaaaatctatAACAAAATAGAATCCTATATTGAAATTCAACTTCATGGGTTTTCCCTCAATTTACAAAAGATAGAATTCTTCTATGGATTTGTCAAGCCTTACTTCgtaaagaaaaatcaaaccTTGAACAAAGAAAATTATCTTGAAATAGTTATGGCGCTGAATCTCCTTCTTCCGGCAAACTAGCGGCAAGAATCGGGAACTGAACGGTGTTCACAACACTAGATGAGATTGAGGTTAGGGCAGGGGTGAAATTTCAAAGTAGAACTGAAATTGGGTTTAGAGTAGGTTAAATCGTATAAGGGtcaaaattagaattaaatgtataaataaatataaaacattaCCTGTAGTAACCTTTTCCTACTTAACGTCGTCCCTCATTAACTTTTGTCCGTTTattcttttgaaataaaatatgggCTAATACATTACTACCAACACcgtttatactagttttgtaaagtttcaaaaaaatgtattattactgtaaattgatttaaatagtagcttattttggtcaaaaatttGTCAAGACTGTGTCATTGATGCCTTGCCAGCTCTTTCCATTTTCAATTCTCGAAGCTATTTCTTTTTTAGTGAGTTTAATTCTCTGTAGTGAcggtttaaaaaatatttaaataattagataACTTGAACTTTAATGAGTAATTTGACAAAATTGATATCTTATCTGCTATCATAATTTGATTTGttgataatataaaaagaaattcaacCGCTTAATTACTTAATCCTTTTTCAATTGTTtgctaataaatatataatactcATTATAGGCACAAGGTTGTGTTCGTGGCATGGCATGGTCTCTAATCAATATTTATGATTAGACTTTTAAGAAGGTatataaataacactaattaattatgttaatgCTAGATCTGGATATGTTGCAATATAATTACAAAATAACCGTCCAACTCTTATTACTaggttttaatgatttttttaattctattagTATTGTTAGTaccttataaaaaatatttttttgaattatgattatatatagcatatcaaattaaaatatgaatttatgaattgagctaattaataaataaacatatcaATAATCAACTCAAACTTGAATAAATGGGACagattataattttatgagCGAATTTTGTCGTCCTAGTTAATGAAACCACCAGTGATCATCATTTTAGGAACTCTTAACTATATATACATTTACAATGTTAGGAAGTTCACGTTTAATGTGCAAACAATGACATTATTTTTATCTGCAAGCAAGTAATAAAACTGCCATGCTAAACTACAGCTGCGACTCTATATCAGATAACCAAACAATGTGATCAAAGCCTCGATCTGTAAAGGCTGAGCAGTACATGTGATTCAAAATTGTATGATTAGATGCAACAGTTAACACCTAAAAAGTACtccataagaaaaataattgacaaaATTGTAAATTGAATTAACTATAtacaataattctttttaactGCATAATCCATTTAATGAACTAATtaagtatataaatattttgatgtgTATTATATATCTTGTAGAACGTGTGAATTCTGCAACCAATCGTCAAGAATATCAACAGGAATGTCCTCAAATGTTCTATACATCTCTTCCTGAAATTTGTTGCTTCTAATATCATCAACTCCGTGGTCTTCTTCTACTTCCAACGTTGTCTCTCTCTTCTCCATTGTAGTACTGTTTTGATCTCCATGCAAAGAGGAAGTTGTAGCCTCTTGTTCATCACAAACCCTAACTTGATCTTCCGTTGTGGAGTAGTAGTTATTATGATTAGGTTCAAGAAACATAGGATCAATAATTCCCGCAACATCTCCATCTTGTTCCTCCATAACATGATCCGCGTTCTTCTCTttattcatcttcttctttattcGACACACTACAAAATCTTCTTTAAGAATATGattattttccttaaagaaaCTATCCGCGACATGATATTCTACCATCAACCAAGTTTTATCTTGGCCACACTCACttgtttcaaacttgaaatttctCTTAAATCCTACCACAGGCGCCGTACGATTCCTCCTTATAAGATGTTCCCCGGTTTGCCCTTTCCATGTCCCTTTAGCAGAAATTCGAGAAAAccttttatattcagtcttccGCTTCTTCAAAGGAGTAATAAAGTAACGAAACTTCTCTTCAGAATTAGCTCCAAATATCTCCCATGGTGGTTGATCTCCATATATATCCGCAAACTGGATAGGACATTGTTGATTCAAAGATAATTCGCCTTTGAAAAACTTCTTAAGATAGTTGATTAGCTCCGTATCAGTAGGATGAAAACGTATTCCCATTGGCTTCGACATTGATTCTAATTAATTATGTGAATTATGAAGTCTAAACAAAGATAGTTATCTATTTATACACATCTTATAACCCTAATGGAAAAAACTCAAATTACTCAACAAACTCAAGTTACTTTATTTCCTAAATTACTACTATAACCGTAATTGAACAAACTAAAGTTACTTAATTACTACTTCTCaagttactttatttccttaattaattattttcaatttctaatttGTATAGGACCACGTGCCCCACTTTTTGAAGCGTTCTCCTATAATTAACTTGATTTAACAaattagtaatattgaattatagaagattaaaaatatctttgaagatacttttttttttccgttAACTgcagaaaaaaaacaaatgaactAGGTTAGTTTAGGTAAAAATATCCCCGCGTTATATTGATGCTAACAGGAGCTGTTATTTTAGGTAAGTTGTTGAATTCAATTCCCTGTGAATTTTTGTCACATAATAAGataaaatcaatatttatgAACTgggttttaattattatttttcttttattatttttagtactctataaaattattatttttctttattatgattatataaaaatatgaattaataaaaataatgaatttatgAATTGAGCTAATTTATAAATAAGCAGATTAATAATCAACTCAAATTGAAACGGATTTGGACGGATTATAATTTTATGAGCGGATTTTTGACGGATTTGGATGGATAAATTGGAAAAACATATCAATTAAACTattatcgttaattaattactactatATAAATCATTTTTGATTTAGTAAGAGACCAGTAGATTGAATATTTAGTTTGATTTCGCAAATCATTCAATCTGATCATCTTTAAGAAAATTTACATTCCAATATATAAATCAGTAACATAAAATAAGGAGGACATACAATCAATCATACATTTTCCCCCGAATACAtccaatataatatatagtacaGGTACAATAACAAGCTAAGTATAATTAATTAAGTGATATATATATGTCCTTTCaatgtcaatatatatattattacaaaGAATTACTAATAGTTGTGTCATGTGTATTATTTTCCATAACCCCAAAAGTCCATTTCTCCGCGCATAGGAAGTTGATGATTGATTTGATTAGATTCAAATCCCATCCCTAATGAAACTTTAGATGAATCAATATTAATTCCCCATTGATGATCATTACTGCTTGCTACTTCTAAGCCAGACTCACAAGGCGCTGATTGATCAGCGCCTGACGATGAGAATTcatgaggatgatgatgatgatgatgatgatatccCAGTGATGTTGATTTGATCAAGTTTTGTGCTACttcaatgttgttgttgttgtgtgaATAGTACTCATGTGGAGCCAGAGTAGCAACTGGGATTTGGGAATAGTTTAAGTCATGGTGGTCATGGTGTTGTGGTAATTGGTGTAGTAGATATGGGCTATGATCATGATTGTCTTTGTGTGTGAAGTTGTTGATTGGTTGGTGGTGGTGATGGCTTGATGAGGCTACCTCATTTCCAGTTATTTTGAATAGGTTTTTCTTCTTGAATACCCTACATATCACCCAGCCATCCTCCTACACACATTTGAAAAGTACATAATATTGTTAAAAACATaatcaacaatatatataacaatCACTATAAGAAAATATGGAATTAGTTACGGAATTTATTGATATTTTCTAGCTAATTCGTAACTAAAGAGCTCATAGGtaattgaattttcttatacTCTGTCACTAATCCCTAGCTAAATgagattaatatggatttttttatttagatataaaattttgttcgtcgctaattatttattttctagtaATTAATTTGGcttatgaaaaattaaaagaccAGGTTGAATATGATGGGACATGTATATAAAATTTCTTAGAATGATATTCTTGCTGAGACATAATAAAATTAagcaattaaaaataagatatttctgataatttaaatttttaaatggCAATATATATGATCACACACACTTCTATAATTAGAATagaacatatataaatattggaTTTGAATTCCACCACTACcatcattttaaaaaagaaatttggtCCATATATGAAAAGAAATCAGATCTTTTAGAATGGGATGTTCAATTACTTGTATTAAAATTGTCCTActatataagtttttttatttattaaccTCTTGTACCATTTCAAGAATTCAGCTGAACTGAGATTATTACTATGGATAACAAATTCCTTGAAGCATGCATGCAAGCAGGGAATTCCTGACAGTCAAAGATTTTGTGGCAAGAAAGTCAATCCTGGGGAAATTattcactaattaattaatcattattATAAGGATCATTTGATTACTTTGACTAGCTTCCATACATGCTTANNNNNNNNNNNNNNNNNNNNNNNNNNNNNNNNNNNNNNNNNNNNNNNNNNNNNNNNNNNNNNNNNNNNNNNNNNNNNNNNNNNNNNNNNNNNNNNNNNNNNNNNNNNNNNNNNNNNNNNNNNNNNNNNNNNNNNNNNNNNNNNNNNNNNNNNNNNNNNNNNNNNNNNNNNNNNNNNNNNNNNNNNNNNNNNNNNNNNNNNNNNNNNNNNNNNNNNNNNNNNNNNNNNNNNNNNNNNNNNNNNNNNNNNNNNNNNNNNNNNNNNNNNNNNNNNNNNNNNNNNNNNNNNNNNNNNNNNNNNNNNNNNNNNNNNNNNNNNNNNNNNNNNNNNNNNNNNNNNNNNNNNNNNNNNNNNNNNNNNNNNNNNNNNNNNNNNNNNNNNNNNNNNNNNNNNNNNNNNNNNNNNNNNNNNNNNNNNNNNNNNNNNNNNNNNNNNNNNNNNNNNNNNNNNNNNNNNNNNNNNNNNNNNNNNNNNNNNNNNNNNNNNNNNNNNNNNNNNNNNNNNNNNNNNNNNNNNNNNNNNN is part of the Solanum stenotomum isolate F172 chromosome 8, ASM1918654v1, whole genome shotgun sequence genome and encodes:
- the LOC125874936 gene encoding protein BEARSKIN1-like isoform X2; the protein is MASSSNGGVPPGFRFHPTEEELLHYYLKKKLSFHKFDMEVIREIDLNKIEPWELQERCNIGSTPQNEWYFFSHKDRKYPTGSRTNRATNAGFWKATGRDKCIRNSFKKIGMRKTLVFYRGRAPHGQKTDWIMHEYRLEDADQNQTEDGWVICRVFKKKNLFKITGNEVASSSHHHHQPINNFTHKDNHDHSPYLLHQLPQHHDHHDLNYSQIPVATLAPHEYYSHNNNNIEVAQNLIKSTSLGYHHHHHHHPHEFSSSGADQSAPCESGLEVASSNDHQWGINIDSSKVSLGMGFESNQINHQLPMRGEMDFWGYGK
- the LOC125874942 gene encoding NAC domain-containing protein 96-like — encoded protein: MSKPMGIRFHPTDTELINYLKKFFKGELSLNQQCPIQFADIYGDQPPWEIFGANSEEKFRYFITPLKKRKTEYKRFSRISAKGTWKGQTGEHLIRRNRTAPVVGFKRNFKFETSECGQDKTWLMVEYHVADSFFKENNHILKEDFVVCRIKKKMNKEKNADHVMEEQDGDVAGIIDPMFLEPNHNNYYSTTEDQVRVCDEQEATTSSLHGDQNSTTMEKRETTLEVEEDHGVDDIRSNKFQEEMYRTFEDIPVDILDDWLQNSHVLQDI